From Spiroplasma endosymbiont of Amphimallon solstitiale:
TACTTAACAGATAAAAAGATTTTAAAATAATAATTTCTTTATTTTTACTAAGTTACATATTTTTTCTAAATAAATAAGTTTTTCTATTAAAAACACTTACTGATGTAAGTATTTAAATAATTTATTTATTAATATTTAATTATTAAAATAATTGTTAATTTTAATAACTATATTTATCTATTTACATTTTTGGCAAAATTGGTTTACTAAAAATACTGGTTGATTGAGAACTTACATCATCATTAATAAATGGATTTAATTTTTCTGGATAAGAAGATTCTTCACTATCGCTACTTGCATTTGAGTCAAAACCACTATCTTGTGAACAAAATGAACTTCTTTTTTTACTTAGTACTTCAATTGCTTCCTCTGCAATTTCACATTCAGGTTCATTATTAGTTTTTCCACTGAGCATTTTTTTAAATTCTTCTTCTAAAATGTCAACTTCTGCAAGAACACTAGTTATTTCAAACATATTTTTCTTTAGTTTTTCAATCAAAATAGTAGTTTTTTCTTCTTTTAGTTTTTCATTTTCTAATTCTTTCGCTTTTATCAATTCTTCATTATTAATTTTATAATTTTCTAATTCTTCTTGTTGAACTGTTATTTTTTTATTTCAATCTCAAAAACCAAAAGTAATAATTTTTAAAAAATTATTTTTTCATTTACTAATTTTTTTATTATTTAAACTTGCAATAATATTACTATATTTATTATTGACTACTAAATAATTATCAATAGTCTGTTGATTTTGATCTAAAATTTTGGCAATTTGTTCTATTTCATATTTATAATTTTCTTGATATTTTTTCTTAGTTTTTATTATTTCTTCTTTTAAAAAAATAAAAAAAATGTTATATTTTTGTTCTTGTTCTATAGTTATATTAAATAATGAAAAAATATTGTCTAATTTTTCAATTAATTCATTATATATTTCTATATTTTCTCTTATTTCATGATAATAATATTGTTGCATCAAATCTATACTATTAATATTATTTGTATTTAAACTTTTTATAAACTTATTTATATTAACTAAATCATTTACCATTCTTCTTTACCTCTTATTTTTTTTATTAATAAACCCATTTACTTAAAAAAGCAATGGGTTAAAAACTTATATTAAACTTAATAATTATATTGTACATATTATTTTTTGTTTTACAAAATTTATTTATTTTTCATAAAATTAGTTTTTTTTACTCTTCCTGAATTGTAAATATAAATGGGACAGTTTTTTAAAATAATTGTATTAAATCTATTGGTCTTTTATAAGATAGTGATTTTCTGGGTGTAGAATTAATTTGAAATGCTATAGTATTTAAATCTTTTTGTTTATATGAAGATAGATCCTTTAATTTTGTAGAAAAGTAATGATACATGATAAAGTGTTATTTTTAGAGAATTTTTACACTAAATAATGTTACTTTTAACAAATTTTTAATTAAAAATAATATTTTAAGTGTAAATTGATAAATAATTTTTGGTCATCCATACTTTTCTACATAATTAAAAGATAGATCTGTAGATTTTGGTAAATATCTTCTTAAAATACCATTATTATTTTCATTTAAACCTCTTTGACAAGGTTTACCAGGATCTGCAAAATAAATCTTAACATTACAATTTTTTTCGATTAATTTTCATTTACTAAATTCTTTACCACGATCAAAAGTAATAGTTTTAACTGTTCCTTTTTGTAACTTTGAAATAAATTTTATTATACTTTTTGTAATATTTTCTGATTTATTATTTTTAGTTGCTAAAGGAATTGTGGTTTTTGATCATATATCAGCTAAAGTAATAATAGAACTTTTATGATCTTTACCAATGATAGTATCACCTTCTAAATGACCAAATTCTTCTATATTTTTAATATTAGGAATGATTAAATTTCTTTCATGAATAGACTTACAATTATTAATTCTGCCCCTAGTTTCTTTTTGTTTGTGAGGTTTATTTTTTCCTTTTCTCAATAAGTTATTTTCATCAAAACCCATTCGATTTGTTTTAAACATGTTATATAAAGTTTTTGTTGAAATACTTTTTATTTTATTTTCCTTTAAAAAATTAGCAATTATATCAAGAGCATAATTTTTAGTAATTAACAAATGATTAATAGTATTAATTTCTATTAAAGTTAAAATTATTAATTTTCTACCTGCATTTTGTTTATTTTTTTGAATTTTATTCAATATTTCTAATGGTAATAAGTTTTGATTTAATAATCTACAAACTCTATGTACAGTTGATTTACTATAATCAATGGCTTTTGCTATTTTACGAATCGAAAATCCATAACTTTTATATTCTTTTATTGCTATTATTGATTCAATAGTCAGATACTTATACATTGTGCTAATTCCTTTCTTTTCTTAATTATAGAATTAACACAATTTAATTTTTATATAAGTGTCCTTTTTAATTTTACAATTCAGGCTTATTAAAGTCAAAATACTATAATTTTAATAATCTATTTTATAATTAATTTATAGTAAAAAATGCTTTTAACTAATAATTATTGTTAATACTAAAGTTATTTATTAAAATTAATAATAATTTCCAAAAAGAAGAAGTTTCAAATATTATATGTTAGAATAATAATACAAGATTCACACTATCACATCTTGTCCCATAAGTGTTTAACTAAGTTTTTGATTATAAAATTAATATTTAAAAAATTAGAAAAAATATAAAAGTTTATAAAAAACTTGCATAACAAATTATACTTATTTAAAAATTATTAGACTCCCTTGTATAAAGAATTTGAGATAAAATATGAGCATTACTTCAATTTTAAAGTATATGTTGATGTTATATAAATATAATAATAGTAACCTACTTTAAAATCATTAAATAATTTTAAAAATAACATTTTAGAATTTAAAGTTAATAATATTTTTTAACAAGTTAAAAAATATTAAAATTGGTAATTTTTACTAAAATTTAAAAAAGTCATTTATAATGATAGAAGATTAAAAGAGATAACTTTTAATTAAAAGTTATCAAATTATAAAAGAAAGTTAGGTGCCAAATAATGTTAATTAATATAACAACTAATAATTGCATCATTAAAATAGAGGTTTTTTATTTCAATGTTTCATTGACGCAAACTTAACTATTGAACAAAAAAATACATCTGATTATCTAATGATTTAAAAAATTTTTAAATATTTTTTCAAATTATTTAAAAATCTAAAATTAATAGTCATTTTTTAACTTGTTTAAAAAAATTATTAAAATTGGTAATTTTTACTAAAATTTAAAAAAGTCATTTATAATGATAGAATATTAAAGAAGATAGTTGACCTTAAAACACTTTTTAATTAAATTATTAAAACTACAAAAAAGAAAGTTAGGTGCCAAATAATGTTAATTAACAAAACAGCTGATGAGTGTATCATTGAAACTGGCGGTGCTTTATTCCAATGTTTCGTTGATACAAATTTAACTGTTGATCAAAAAAAAATGTGTATAAATTGAATTGTTTTATTTTTAAACTATCAAGATGCAGTTATTCTTTGTGATGAAGAAAAAATTAATAGTTTACAAAAAGAACTTTCAGAAACATTCACAACAGATTATTATAAAAATGCTTTAAAAGAATTTAATAATGCAAATCTTATATATAAAAAAACTATACTTACCAATTTTAAAAACGTATGTTTGAAAAATACTTCACAAGATATTATTAATATTATCACTCAATTCCATCAGTCATTTATTAAAACAATAGATGAACATAAAAAATCACTTACCTTTTTGAATTTAAATAAAATATATGAAAATCTTTTATTATTATTTTTTATAATTCACTACCATTTAGGCTATCAATTTAAACAAGAATTAATTCCAATCATTAGAAGTTTCACTAATATGATTAAAATTCCTATTTATATTGAACAAAATGATAGTCATGTTAAAATGTTATTAATGAAAAAAATTTTGCAAGATAATGAACAATTATTTGAAGATCTCGGATTAATTCAATTGAGAAATTTTATTCATAGTTTAGATGATATATTTGCTAATGGTCTTAATATTAGTAGTGCCATTGAAAAATTAATATTAACTAGACCACATAAAATAAAATATTCAATGAATATGTTATTTAAAAAATACGGTATTAAACTACGAGAAATACTTTGAAAAAATAATAAAGAAAGTAATCCTACCATTGGTAATATGATTATGCACTTATTTGCTTATGAAACATATTATGTGCAAAGAAATCACAACTATGAAACATATGAACAACTAGTATTAAATAATGTTTTAACAGATCCTCTTTTTCAAAAAATATTTGTTGAATATAAAACAAAAAATCAAATTAATAAGGTTATTTAAAAATAATGATTACTTTAATTTTTTACTTAGAAAATTAAAGTAATTTTTTTACACTTTTTTATACAAATTAAAAAACATAAATCAAAAATATATATTATTTTTTTTATATCTAATCTTAATATTTAAAAATATAAATATTTTTAAATAACCTGAATTGTAAAATTAAAAAGGACACTTATATAAAAATTAAATTATGTTAATTCTATAATTAAGAAAAGAAAGGAATTAGCACAATGTATAAGTATCTGACTATTGAATCAATAATAGCAATAAAAGAATATAAAAGTTATGGATTTTCGATTCGTAAAATAGCAAAAGCCATTGATTATAGTAAATCAACTGTACATAGAGTTTGTAGATTATTAAATCAAAACTTATTACCATTAGAAATATTTTTTAATTATGTAGAAAAGTATGGATGACCAAAAATTATTCATCAATTTACACTTAAAATATTATTTTTAATTAAAAATTTGTTAAAAGTAACATTATTTATTGTAAAAATTCTCTAAAAATAACACTTTATCATGTATCATTACTTTTCTACAAAATTAAAGGAAATATTGAATAAAATTCAAAAAAATAAACAAAATGCAGGTAGAAAATTAATAATTTTAACTTTAATAGAAATTAATACTATTAATCATTTGTTAATTACTAAAAATTATGCTCTTGATATAATTGCTAATTTTTTAAAGGAAAATAAAATAAAAAGTATTTCAACAAAAACTTTATATAACATGTTTAAAACAAATCGAATGGGTTTTGATGAAAATAACTTATTGAGAAAAGGAAAAAATAAACCTCACAAACAAAAAGAAACTAGGGGCAGAATTAATAATTGTAAGTCTATTCATGAAAGAAATTTAATCATTCCTAATATTAAAAATATAGAAGAATTTAGTCATTTAGAAGGTGATACTATCATTGGTAAAGATCATAAAAGTTCTATTATTACTTTAGCTGATATATGATCAAAAACCACAATTCCTTTAGCAACTAAAAATAATAAATCAGAAAATATTACAAAAAGTATAATAAAATTTATTTCAAAGTTACAAAAAGGAACAGTTAAAACTATTACTTTTGATCGTGGTAAAGAATTTAGTAAATGAAAATTAATCGAAAAAAATTGTAATGTTAAGATTTATTTTGCAGATCCTGGTAAACCTTGTCAAAGAGGTTTAAATGAAAATAATAATGGTATTTTAAGAAGATATTTACCAAAATCTACAGATCTATCTTCATATAAACAAAAAGATTTAAATACTATAGCATTTCAAATTAATTTTACACCCAGAAAATCACTATCTTATAAAAGACCAATAGATTTAATACAATTATTTTAAAAAACTGTCCCATTTATATTTACAATTCAGGTATCATTATAAAATTAACTTGTCACTACTATTGGTTTTTTCCTTTAATTTTGTAGAAAAGTAGTGGTATTAGTAAAATTAGCAAAAATATATTTTTATATGGTATTTTTAATATTAAAGAGGTGATTTTAAATGAATAAAAATACAGTAAAAGAAATTTTAAATAATTTGTCTGATAAAGATTTTATTGAGATTTTTAGAGAAAATAAAACTAGAATTAAACAAATTGAGAAAAAAGAAAAATTTGAAGCAGTCGAACAAAAATTCAAAGAGAAAGGGATTCAATGTCCAGATTGTAGTTCTTTTTTGTGTACTAAATATGGTAGTAAAGATTATAAGCAAAGATATAAATGTAAAAGTTGTAATATTAATTTTCATGCTTTTAAAAATCATTATTTTTATTGAAGTCATTTATCTCATGATCAATGAGATTTATTGATACAAATAGCTACTTTAGGTCAATCTGCTTACATTATTTCTCAATTTATTAATACTACAAATAAAACTGCCTGATTTAATCGTCAAAAATTTATGAAATCAACACAATTAGTAAAAACACAAAATCAATTTGTAAAATTAAAAGCTAGAATTGAAATTGACGAAACTTTTATCAAAGAAATTCATAAAGGAAACTTTAAAGATCCAAATGATTCAAGAAAACAATGAATTGAAGAAAATGCTAAAGATTTAAATTGTTGTATTCAAATGGCAATTGATGAAAACCGAAATATCTATGCTCAAACAACAAATACTAAAAGATTAAATAAAAAATGAGTACAAGAAAACTTAACATCGAAACTTATCGAAGAAAATTCAATTATAGTTTGTGATATGCAAGTATTATATGATACAGTAGCTAAACAAACTAAATCCACTATCCAGCAGTTTAAATCAAAAGAAAATAAAGAATTAAATTATAAAAAATTAAGTAATGTCAGTAAAATACAATCAAGTTTAAAAGAATTTATTACTCATTACCATGGCATTGGATTTACCAATATTCAAAATTACCTCAATTTATGGAAATGAAAATATCAACACTACGGATTAACCCCTTATCAAAAATCCAATGTGTTATATTTCAGTTTGTAAAAAAAATAAATCCCAAAATTTAATAAAATCAAATTTTAAGTCAAGTTGATGACTTTTTTTATTTTACCACTACTTTTCTACAAAATTAAAAGTTTTTTCTCCAAAGTGACATAATTAACATTTTTTTATCTTGAAAGGAAAAATAATAAAATGTCAACAAATAAATATGATTTTGATATTGAAAAAGATAAAAATTGAGAACAAGCAGTGAAATGTAAAGAAAATATTTTTATTAAATGCCGAACAGAAAAAATACTATTATATGCAAATTATTAGAAGATAAAGATAAAACAGAAATGCAACAAAATGAAGTAAAAACATTTCAAACACTATTTAAAAAAAGAACGTCAGAAAAGAATAATTTATGTAATGAAAATTTAGAAAATATACAATTTGAACAAATAACTACATGAAATAAATATTTACAAAAAGAAATTAACAGTAATACCACTAATTATTTTTTTAACAAAAAAAGAAGAAGCAATACTTTTTAATCAATATTATATTAATTTTACAATAAAAATGTACCTAAAAATTTAAAGGTACATTTTTATTATTTTCTATTTTTTATTAACTTTGTATCATTCTAATTCTAAATCTTGTGCAACATCCATAACTACTTCTGACATTGTTGGATGTGGATGACAAGAAGAGGCTAATTCAACAATAGTACCTTCCGTTTGCATAATATTAACAATTTCAGCAATTATATCAGTAGCCGTTGAACATAAAATATGAGCACCTAGGATTTCTCCATATTTTTTATCAATAATTATTTTAACAAAACCATCAGTCTCACCATCAGCCAATGCCTTACCATTAATAGTAAATGGTATTTTCTTCATCAAATATTCTTTACCTAAAGATTTACATTCAGTTTCAGTTAAACCAACACTTGCCACTTCAGGGAATGAATAAATACAACTAGGCATTTTATTATAATCTACTTCTTGCTCTTTCAATGGCTGATTATCAGCATCCGTTCTATCTTCTTTAACTAAAATATTATTAAGTGCTGCTAATCCTTGTGTTGATGCAACGTGAGCAAGCATTCTTTGACCATTAGCATCTCCAATTACATATATATTATCAATAACATTATTGTTAGCATCTAAAGCTTCCAATTTATTATTTACGGCAAATGCTTGATTAGGCTTAATTTGAATTCCCAAATTAGTAAAACCTTCAGTAATTGGCGTTCTTCCAGTACTTAATAAACAATAGTCACTAGTTACTGTTAATGGTTTTTTATGTTCTTTATCGGTTGCAGTATAATAAGTTAAAGTTTTATCCTTTAATTCATTAACACTATGACCAGTAATAATATTAACACCATTTTTTTCAAGAATTTTAGTTAAAGTTGTACTAATATCTTCATCTAGTAATGCTAAAATACGATCTAAATATTCAATAATAGTAACTTTAGTACCAAGTGTACTAAATAAACAAGCAAACTCAATTCCAATAACACCACCACCAATAATAGTTAGTGTTTTTGGAACTTCTTTTAAAGAAAGAATTTCAGTCGAAGTTAATAATGTTTGGTTTATTTTTAAATCTTTTTCACTTAAACCTTGTGGACCATTAGGATTATCAAACATTTTTACTTTTGAACCAGTAGCAATTATCATATATTTAGTAGTATATTTCTTTTCTTTACCGTCTTTAGCTTTAACTAAAATCGTATTTTTATCAATAGCACTTCCAATCCCTAATAATTGTTCAACTTTATTAGATTTCATTAAAAAGCCAACACCACCAGTTAAACCTTTAACAACACCAGCTTTACGATCTTGCATTACTTTTCAATTAATTTCAATATTTTTTTTATCTTTAATAGCAACACCATATTTATCAGCATTTTCAATATAATGAAAAACTTTTGCACCCTTTAGTAACGTCTTAGTAGGAATACATCCAACATTTAAACAAACTCCACCTCAGTTATCTTTTTCAACAATTGCAGTTTTTAATCCCATCTTTGCTGCTCGAGCCGCTGTTATATAACCACCAGGACCTGCCCCGATAATTATTAAATCAAAATCATAGTTAGACATCTTTTACATTTTCTCCTTAAGCTAAAATTAATGTTGGATTTTCTAATAACTCTTTAAGTCGAGAAAGGAAATAACCAGCAGGTGCACCATCAATAACACGATGATCAATTGAAAGTGATAATGGAAAGAACTTATGTTCAACAATTTTACCATCAGCAATAATTAGTTTTTTTTGCATCATCCCTAGACCCAAAATTGCTACTTCTGGATAATTAATAACTGGTGTTCCCATTTCAATTCCTGCTGAACCAAAATTAGTAATAGTAAATGATCCACCTTGCATTTCATCACCTTTTAATAGCCCCTTACGAGCTTTATCACCTAATGAATTAACTTGTCTTGCTATTTCAAATAATGAAAGTTGATCAGCATTTTTAATAACAGGAACTACTAAACCCTTTTCAGTATCAGCTGCCATACCAATGTTATAATATTTTTTAACAAGAATTTCATTATTAGCCATGTTCAAAGTTGAATTAAGTAATTTAAATCGTTCTTCTTTTAACGCTTTAGCAACAGCCTTTACAAAGAATGGCATAAATGTTAATTTAGCACTACCATCTGGATCTTTTTCCGCTGGTTCTTTTAAAGTTGCACGTAATTGTACTAAGTTTTCAGCATCAATATTAATCATTAAACTAACATGTGGTGCTGTATAAACTGATAATGACATTTGATTAGCAACAGCCTTACGAATTCCTGATAATGGTAAATGTTCAACATTACCAAAACTTTCGATTTTAGTAACATTAATACCTTGTGAACTAATAGTTGTAGCAGAAACTGAAGATATTGAATTAATAGGTGTTGTTGATGCAGTAGCACTAGTTGTTGTACCACCATTCTTGGCATTTAATAAATCATCTTTTAAAATTCTACCACGAGGACCAGTTCCTTTAATTGTTCCCATATCAACACCTAAGTCACGAGCCATTCTACGTGCTAATGGCGTTGCTAATACTTTACCCGTTTGTTGAATAGATTGTACATTTTGTTTTGGTAATTCAACTGGTGATACTGTAGATGTACTAGCAACTGATTCAGATTTTGGTGAAGAATTTGTTGATGAAGGACTTTTATTATCACTAATCGTTCCACCAAACTCAACAATAACAGCACCTGACTTAATACTATCTCCTTCTTTAACAAGAATCTTAGAAACTTTACCATCTGCTTCGGCTTTAATACTATCTGAAGCTTTATCTGCTTCAATATCAACAACATTATCACCTTTTTTTACATTATCTCCAACTTTAACATGAATTTGAGTTACAGTAACTTCATCGATTCCATCCATATCTTTAAACTTCAATTCCATCTTTTCACTTTCCTTTCTTTAAACAACTAACTAAACTGGATAATTCATCATTAGTTTAACTTTTTCCATAATTTTATCTGGACTAATTATAAATCATTTTTCACCTTTAGACAGTGGAACAGTAATATCATAACCTGTTAATCTTGTTGGAGGACATTCTAAATATTCAAAACACTTTTCATTAACAACGGTAATAATTTCTGAGGCAACTGAAAATGAACGAACCGCTTCTGAAACAACTAATAATCTTCCTGTTTTTTTAACAGAATTAACAACTGTTTCTTCATCTCATGGTTGTAATGTTTGTAAATCAATTAATTCAATTTTAAAATTTTCTTTTTCTTCTAAAATTTTAACAGCAGCTTCACAATCATAAACTTTTGAACCATAAGTTACAATCGTTAAATCAGGTTTTTCTTCAGCCTTATATTCTTTAAGAACTTTAGCTTTACCAAGAACAGCCACTTCATAAGCATCACTAACTTCTTCTCTAACATCATATGTATAATTATTGCTAGTATAACTATTGAAATAAGTTCCTAAACATTCTAAAACAATAACAGGATCTGGACTTTCAATTGCTGCCAATAATAATTTTTTAGTATCATTAGGTTTTGAAGTCATAACTACTTTTAAACCTGGAATATGACAAAATAAAGCTTCAATTGCTTCTGAATGATGCTCCAAAGCACCATTATTACCATTATTTCAATCATATGAAGGCATACGTACTACCATTGGACAAGTGAATCTACCACGAGAACGATTTCTCATTCGTGCAGCATGACATAACAATTGTTGAAAAGCAGGGAAAGCAAATCCTGAAAATTGCATTTCAATAATTGGATTTAAACCATTAATTGCCATTCCAACAGCACTACCAGCAATAACTGCTTCAGCAAT
This genomic window contains:
- a CDS encoding IS30 family transposase, with amino-acid sequence MYKYLTIESIIAIKEYKSYGFSIRKIAKAIDYSKSTVHRVCRLLNQNLLPLEILNKIQKNKQNAGRKLIILTLIEINTINHLLITKNYALDIIANFLKENKIKSISTKTLYNMFKTNRMGFDENNLLRKGKNKPHKQKETRGRINNCKSIHERNLIIPNIKNIEEFGHLEGDTIIGKDHKSSIITLADIWSKTTIPLATKNNKSENITKSIIKFISKLQKGTVKTITFDRGKEFSKWKLIEKNCNVKIYFADPGKPCQRGLNENNNGILRRYLPKSTDLSFNYVEKYGWPKIIYQFTLKILFLIKNLLKVTLFSVKIL
- a CDS encoding transposase-like zinc-binding domain-containing protein, whose translation is MNKNTVKEILNNLSDKDFIEIFRENKTRIKQIEKKEKFEAVEQKFKEKGIQCPDCSSFLCTKYGSKDYKQRYKCKSCNINFHAFKNHYFYWSHLSHDQWDLLIQIATLGQSAYIISQFINTTNKTAWFNRQKFMKSTQLVKTQNQFVKLKARIEIDETFIKEIHKGNFKDPNDSRKQWIEENAKDLNCCIQMAIDENRNIYAQTTNTKRLNKKWVQENLTSKLIEENSIIVCDMQVLYDTVAKQTKSTIQQFKSKENKELNYKKLSNVSKIQSSLKEFITHYHGIGFTNIQNYLNLWKWKYQHYGLTPYQKSNVLYFSL
- the lpdA gene encoding dihydrolipoyl dehydrogenase; the protein is MSNYDFDLIIIGAGPGGYITAARAAKMGLKTAIVEKDNWGGVCLNVGCIPTKTLLKGAKVFHYIENADKYGVAIKDKKNIEINWKVMQDRKAGVVKGLTGGVGFLMKSNKVEQLLGIGSAIDKNTILVKAKDGKEKKYTTKYMIIATGSKVKMFDNPNGPQGLSEKDLKINQTLLTSTEILSLKEVPKTLTIIGGGVIGIEFACLFSTLGTKVTIIEYLDRILALLDEDISTTLTKILEKNGVNIITGHSVNELKDKTLTYYTATDKEHKKPLTVTSDYCLLSTGRTPITEGFTNLGIQIKPNQAFAVNNKLEALDANNNVIDNIYVIGDANGQRMLAHVASTQGLAALNNILVKEDRTDADNQPLKEQEVDYNKMPSCIYSFPEVASVGLTETECKSLGKEYLMKKIPFTINGKALADGETDGFVKIIIDKKYGEILGAHILCSTATDIIAEIVNIMQTEGTIVELASSCHPHPTMSEVVMDVAQDLELEWYKVNKK
- a CDS encoding dihydrolipoamide acetyltransferase family protein → MELKFKDMDGIDEVTVTQIHVKVGDNVKKGDNVVDIEADKASDSIKAEADGKVSKILVKEGDSIKSGAVIVEFGGTISDNKSPSSTNSSPKSESVASTSTVSPVELPKQNVQSIQQTGKVLATPLARRMARDLGVDMGTIKGTGPRGRILKDDLLNAKNGGTTTSATASTTPINSISSVSATTISSQGINVTKIESFGNVEHLPLSGIRKAVANQMSLSVYTAPHVSLMINIDAENLVQLRATLKEPAEKDPDGSAKLTFMPFFVKAVAKALKEERFKLLNSTLNMANNEILVKKYYNIGMAADTEKGLVVPVIKNADQLSLFEIARQVNSLGDKARKGLLKGDEMQGGSFTITNFGSAGIEMGTPVINYPEVAILGLGMMQKKLIIADGKIVEHKFFPLSLSIDHRVIDGAPAGYFLSRLKELLENPTLILA
- a CDS encoding alpha-ketoacid dehydrogenase subunit beta, whose product is MKRNNVQAITLALELAMKKNPNVVVYGEDAGNVGGVFRATKGLQAKFGVNRCFDAPIAEAVIAGSAVGMAINGLNPIIEMQFSGFAFPAFQQLLCHAARMRNRSRGRFTCPMVVRMPSYDWNNGNNGALEHHSEAIEALFCHIPGLKVVMTSKPNDTKKLLLAAIESPDPVIVLECLGTYFNSYTSNNYTYDVREEVSDAYEVAVLGKAKVLKEYKAEEKPDLTIVTYGSKVYDCEAAVKILEEKENFKIELIDLQTLQPWDEETVVNSVKKTGRLLVVSEAVRSFSVASEIITVVNEKCFEYLECPPTRLTGYDITVPLSKGEKWFIISPDKIMEKVKLMMNYPV